A segment of the Salvelinus namaycush isolate Seneca chromosome 3, SaNama_1.0, whole genome shotgun sequence genome:
GAGTAAAAGGTACATTactttatttaggaatgtagtgaagtaaaagtaaaagttgtcaaaaatataaatagtaaagtacagattccccAAAAAGCTGCttaaagtagtactttaaagtatttttactttagtaTTTTAAACCACTTTACTCATCACATGTCCGAGTTCTCTACAGTGTGTAAAACATTTTATCACGTAATTACAGAACCTGTAAAACATATGTCAGaagtgggatttgaacccacgccTCCATTCGGAGACCAGAATTCCCGTTCATACGGAAGGAGATGATCCTTGAGTCTGGCGCCTTAGACCACTCGGCCATCCTGACACTGATATTAAACGTGGGAAAATAATGGTATTTCAAAATTAGAGCCAGCAATAATTTGAGTTAATTATTATTTTGTGCATTATTAACTACATAGATTGTTGTTTATTTACAACATAGTGCATTACGCACCACAATCGACAGTAAAACAAAAAAACGCTCGTCACAGTTAGCGTTAGTTATGCGCATGAGCGTAGGAGTGCTTTTTAAATAGTTTCCGGTATTTTGTCGCAAACGTTCTTCCATTTTGTTCTTCAAGGGTATCCACGAACCTCCAGTCGAGCCAACATGTTTCGGTTTGTTAAAGCAGCGCTGAACGTCTCCGGTAAGACATCGTTTCAAGTTATAGAAATCTGATCCTTCATCTTGTGTTCGTTTGAACATTTCTGTAAACGAGCAATTATTGTGTGACTGTGCTTAGCAACATGGCTACCAGTAGCTGTCTGAAGCTAGCTCGCTAGCCTACCTAACGTTACCAAGTCTTTAGCGCTTGTAATTTTGACTGAGTGAATGTAGCAGCCAAGCTAGCGCTACTAGTTGGCTAGCTgcttactttttttatttttaactttaCCTTGATTTGTCATGTCTGTTTTTATTCTGTAACTTTGTCATTGTTAGCTTAACTTGCAGGCAGTGAGTGGAACAATCAGACGGTCATTTCCAATGTCAACTTCCCTCCTAACTAGTTAGCTAGACTCACGTCACCTCATCCCCAAAGCCAGGCGTTAGGTTGGGTATTGCACCAGTTTAGCATACAAATCTAACAAATACATAAGTGAAAGTCAGATACTAAAGATCCAACATGACAACGTGATAGTCAGTGGAGAAGTCACATTGACATTCCATCCCACGACTCTTTGGAGAAGATGAGAAGTGCTGGGTGCTAACAAGTTTGCGTTCCATAACCCTGTTAATTGTTTTACGCCTGTGTTAAACAGTATAACCAAGGGCTCATAACCTCCGAATCAATGATAATCACTCACTGTGTGGATGTTGTGCCCTGCGCAAACAATGCAGCTATATTTTGTTTTATGTATTCAAAGCAGGACAAGGTGCCCGCCAAGTGAGGCTCAGTTCGACGCACTCCCCCGAATTCCATGCCAAGTATGGCACCGGCCTGATGATCGGAGGATTCGcgttctgtgtgtctgtctggggatTTGTACGTT
Coding sequences within it:
- the LOC120030632 gene encoding cytochrome c oxidase subunit 7B, mitochondrial isoform X2, with the protein product MFRFVKAALNVSGQGARQVRLSSTHSPEFHAKYGTGLMIGGFAFCVSVWGFVLTQTGITWNLSPVGKVQPKPWREVEE
- the LOC120030632 gene encoding cytochrome c oxidase subunit 7B, mitochondrial isoform X1 — encoded protein: MFRFVKAALNVSAGQGARQVRLSSTHSPEFHAKYGTGLMIGGFAFCVSVWGFVLTQTGITWNLSPVGKVQPKPWREVEE